The following are encoded together in the Proteiniphilum saccharofermentans genome:
- the dnaA gene encoding chromosomal replication initiator protein DnaA, whose protein sequence is MNKDCRLLWNNCLNVIRDNIPEPAFNTWFLPIVPLKYQDHVFTVQVPSQFFYEYLEDKYLDLIQHTLYREIGEGTILNYRILVETENNTAVELRGETKSYAGGTDRNAAGKVSAKVPSPFDRVETSEFDSQINSKYTFLNFFEGESNRLARTAAEAVALNPAKTAFNPLFVHGYSGVGKTHLCHAIGSKVKELYPDKKVLYLSAHLFKVQYTDARRFNTINDFINFYQSIDVLLIDDIQELAGLEKTQNTFFHIFNHLHQNNKQLIMTSDCPPMDMQGVEERLLTRFRWGLTTKLERPDKELRKKILQNKVLADGLIIPENVIEFIAENVTENVRDLEGIVVSLMAHSIINNREIDLVLARRVVEQSIKFEKKRITVQKIQDIVSDFYHVKKELIQSASRKREIVQARQVTMYFIKKHTELSLSQIGAQVGNRNHATVLHACNTVKDFYEVDKGFRSDIDEIENLLNS, encoded by the coding sequence ATGAATAAAGATTGCCGACTTTTATGGAATAATTGTTTGAATGTCATCCGGGATAATATCCCCGAACCGGCGTTCAATACGTGGTTTTTACCCATTGTTCCGCTAAAGTATCAAGATCATGTGTTTACGGTCCAGGTTCCAAGTCAGTTTTTTTATGAGTATCTGGAAGATAAATACCTTGATCTTATTCAGCATACACTCTACCGGGAAATAGGAGAGGGTACTATCCTCAATTATCGGATACTGGTAGAGACAGAAAATAATACAGCCGTTGAACTCCGGGGGGAGACCAAGTCCTATGCGGGGGGGACGGACAGGAATGCTGCCGGCAAGGTGTCTGCGAAAGTGCCCAGCCCTTTTGACAGAGTGGAGACTTCGGAGTTCGATTCCCAGATCAATTCCAAATATACCTTTCTCAATTTTTTTGAAGGCGAAAGTAATCGCCTTGCTCGTACAGCTGCCGAAGCGGTTGCCTTGAACCCGGCAAAGACGGCGTTCAATCCGCTGTTTGTGCATGGTTATTCCGGTGTGGGAAAGACTCACCTCTGTCATGCCATCGGATCAAAGGTAAAGGAACTTTATCCCGATAAGAAGGTGCTTTATCTTTCCGCCCATCTGTTTAAGGTGCAATATACCGATGCGCGCCGGTTCAATACAATCAATGACTTCATCAACTTTTACCAGAGTATCGATGTACTTTTGATCGATGATATTCAGGAACTCGCGGGATTGGAGAAAACGCAGAACACTTTTTTCCACATTTTTAATCACCTGCATCAGAATAACAAGCAGTTGATTATGACTTCCGATTGTCCGCCTATGGATATGCAGGGGGTGGAAGAGCGGCTGCTTACCCGTTTCCGCTGGGGGCTTACTACCAAGCTGGAGCGTCCCGATAAGGAACTCCGAAAGAAGATCCTTCAGAACAAGGTACTCGCCGATGGACTCATCATCCCGGAAAACGTGATCGAATTTATTGCCGAGAACGTCACTGAAAATGTGCGTGACCTGGAAGGGATTGTGGTCTCCCTGATGGCACATTCCATCATCAATAATCGTGAGATCGACCTGGTGTTGGCACGGCGGGTGGTAGAACAAAGTATTAAATTCGAAAAGAAGCGTATTACTGTGCAGAAGATCCAGGATATAGTGTCTGACTTCTATCATGTGAAAAAAGAGCTTATCCAGTCCGCATCCCGTAAGCGTGAAATAGTGCAGGCGCGCCAGGTGACTATGTATTTTATCAAGAAACATACAGAATTGTCACTTTCACAGATAGGAGCCCAGGTTGGTAACCGCAATCATGCAACCGTACTCCATGCCTGCAATACAGTAAAGGATTTCTATGAAGTAGACAAAGGATTCCGATCCGATATCGATGAAATCGAAAACTTGCTTAATTCATAA
- the radA gene encoding DNA repair protein RadA: protein MAKLKSVYFCSSCGYESPKWMGKCPACGEWSTFVEELVRKDTASKQEDTRSFGEVRSEPVTLSEIKAEELPRIDMDDGELNRVLGGGLVPASVVLIGGEPGIGKSTLVLQTILKLSGVKSLYVSGEESAGQLKLRADRIGIQNDDCLIVCETNLDEIFKHVRKVSPQLLVIDSVQTIYSEVLESSPGSISQVRECASLLLKFAKQSGTPVLLIGHITKEGSIAGPKILEHMVDAVLQFEGDQHYMYRILRGVKNRFGSTAELAIYEMNRSGLREVSNPSELLLTQNHDGLSGVAIAAAVEGVRPFLIETQALVSTAAYGTPQRSATGFDIRRMNMLLAVLEKRAGFKLAQKDVFLNIAGGLRVSDPGMDLAVISAVLSSSLDMTIENETCLCGEVGLSGEIRPVHRIEQRIQEAEKLGFSRILVPFNNLKGFNKKMKIDIQQVKRVSDAFRLLFS from the coding sequence ATGGCGAAACTGAAATCTGTATATTTTTGCTCCAGTTGCGGATATGAATCTCCCAAGTGGATGGGGAAATGTCCTGCCTGCGGCGAATGGTCGACTTTTGTTGAAGAACTGGTACGTAAGGATACTGCTTCGAAACAGGAAGATACCCGTTCTTTCGGGGAGGTCAGGAGTGAACCGGTGACTTTGAGCGAGATCAAAGCCGAAGAACTGCCGAGGATCGATATGGATGACGGGGAGTTAAACCGTGTGTTGGGCGGAGGATTGGTGCCTGCCTCCGTTGTGCTGATCGGAGGAGAGCCGGGCATCGGAAAATCGACATTGGTGCTCCAAACTATTTTGAAGCTCTCCGGTGTGAAGTCTCTCTATGTATCGGGTGAAGAGAGCGCAGGTCAGTTGAAACTGCGTGCCGACCGGATCGGTATACAAAATGATGATTGTCTCATCGTGTGTGAGACCAACCTCGATGAAATTTTTAAGCATGTAAGGAAAGTGTCGCCGCAATTGTTGGTTATCGACTCGGTACAGACTATTTACAGCGAAGTGCTGGAATCGTCTCCCGGTAGTATTTCTCAGGTGCGCGAGTGTGCTTCGTTGCTCCTCAAATTTGCCAAACAATCGGGTACACCTGTGTTACTTATCGGCCATATCACCAAGGAGGGCAGCATAGCCGGCCCTAAGATACTGGAACATATGGTGGATGCGGTGTTACAGTTTGAAGGCGATCAGCATTATATGTACCGTATCCTTCGTGGAGTCAAGAATCGGTTTGGAAGTACTGCGGAGTTGGCTATTTATGAGATGAACCGGTCGGGATTGCGCGAGGTGAGTAATCCGTCGGAACTGCTGCTTACCCAGAACCATGATGGCCTGAGTGGTGTAGCTATTGCCGCAGCGGTTGAGGGTGTTCGTCCTTTTCTGATCGAAACGCAGGCTTTGGTAAGTACTGCCGCCTACGGTACGCCACAACGTTCCGCTACCGGATTTGATATCCGGCGGATGAATATGCTGTTGGCTGTGCTGGAAAAGCGGGCAGGGTTTAAACTGGCACAAAAAGATGTCTTCCTTAATATTGCCGGGGGGTTGCGAGTGAGCGATCCTGGTATGGATCTCGCGGTTATCAGTGCTGTGCTCTCGTCCAGCCTTGATATGACAATTGAAAACGAGACCTGTCTCTGTGGAGAGGTCGGTTTGTCGGGTGAGATCCGGCCTGTACATCGTATAGAACAGCGTATTCAGGAGGCCGAAAAACTGGGCTTTTCCCGTATTCTTGTGCCTTTCAACAACCTGAAAGGATTCAATAAGAAGATGAAGATCGATATTCAGCAGGTGAAAAGGGTGAGTGACGCTTTCAGATTATTATTTTCATAG
- a CDS encoding adenylate kinase: protein MLNIVIFGAPGSGKGTQSAKLVEKYGLKHLSTGDILRNEIKADTELGKLADSYMSKGHLVPDELVIDILDNLIGKHRDAKGFIFDGFPRTLAQGEALGKMLEKHGEAIDAVLSLEVEEEELIDRLLKRGQISGRADDNRETIESRLKVYHAQTEPLKEFYRTRGTLKNIEGVGSIDDIFGSIEKEIDRLEK from the coding sequence ATGTTGAATATTGTAATTTTTGGAGCTCCCGGATCGGGAAAAGGGACACAAAGCGCGAAATTAGTTGAGAAATATGGACTCAAGCATCTCTCTACCGGAGATATATTGCGCAACGAGATTAAAGCAGACACGGAATTGGGAAAATTGGCGGACTCATATATGTCGAAAGGACATCTTGTTCCCGACGAGTTGGTGATTGATATATTGGATAATCTGATTGGCAAGCATAGAGACGCCAAAGGATTTATCTTTGATGGATTTCCCCGTACGCTTGCCCAGGGCGAAGCGCTGGGTAAGATGTTGGAGAAGCATGGTGAGGCCATAGATGCTGTCCTCAGCCTGGAAGTGGAGGAAGAAGAGTTGATCGACCGCCTGCTGAAACGGGGACAGATCTCCGGCAGGGCGGATGATAACCGTGAAACCATTGAATCGAGGCTGAAAGTGTATCATGCTCAGACCGAGCCGCTCAAGGAGTTTTACCGGACACGCGGCACATTAAAAAATATTGAAGGGGTTGGTTCTATTGATGATATCTTCGGATCCATCGAGAAAGAGATCGACCGGTTAGAAAAATAA
- a CDS encoding superoxide dismutase, translated as MKFEKVALPYATDALEPVISKQTVELHYGKHHQAYVDNLNKLVVGTKFENADLETVVKESDGAIFNNAGQILNHNIYFTSFKKDGGGEPKGKLADAINEQFGSFEKFKEEFNAAGVSVFGSGWVWLAKDQDGKLSILKESNAGNPVTSGLVPILGFDVWEHSYYLDYQNRRADHLKEIWKIIDWDVVSARY; from the coding sequence ATGAAATTCGAAAAAGTAGCATTACCTTATGCTACCGATGCGTTGGAGCCGGTTATCAGCAAACAGACAGTAGAGCTCCACTATGGCAAACACCATCAGGCCTATGTGGATAATCTGAATAAGTTGGTAGTAGGTACGAAATTTGAAAATGCAGATCTTGAAACAGTAGTAAAAGAGAGTGATGGCGCTATTTTTAACAATGCGGGACAGATTCTCAACCACAATATTTACTTCACCTCTTTCAAAAAAGACGGCGGTGGTGAGCCAAAAGGGAAATTGGCAGATGCAATCAACGAGCAATTCGGTTCATTCGAGAAGTTTAAAGAAGAATTCAATGCAGCCGGAGTTTCCGTGTTCGGTTCGGGATGGGTATGGCTGGCAAAGGACCAGGATGGCAAACTTTCTATCTTGAAAGAAAGTAATGCCGGTAATCCGGTTACAAGCGGTCTGGTTCCTATTTTAGGTTTTGATGTATGGGAACATTCATACTATCTTGACTATCAAAATCGCCGTGCCGATCACCTGAAGGAAATATGGAAAATAATTGATTGGGACGTGGTAAGTGCACGTTATTAA
- the pgeF gene encoding peptidoglycan editing factor PgeF produces MKPHPLYNNLLLFDLFDKEENITHFITTREGGVSEGSFSSFNMGNFSDDSPLNISENREILARMLYADINRFIIPHQTHGTKVLTIDSNFFSLDHASAIETLYGVDAVITREKEIYLCITTADCVPVILYDRHNEIIAAIHAGWKGTVGRIVEKTVIAMEKQFGSLPEDMIAGIGPAIGMSNYEVGNEVVDRFYEEGFDLTDVASFSRKTPSSKYHVDLKEINRKELIRLGIDAGCIEKSPLCTFDREDIFFSARRQTIHSGRMLTGIMIKR; encoded by the coding sequence ATGAAACCTCATCCCCTGTATAATAACTTGCTTCTGTTCGACCTGTTCGACAAGGAGGAGAATATTACCCATTTCATTACTACCCGGGAGGGTGGAGTGAGTGAAGGCTCTTTTTCTTCCTTTAATATGGGGAACTTCTCGGATGACAGTCCATTGAATATCAGCGAGAATCGGGAGATCCTCGCCCGTATGCTTTATGCCGATATAAACAGGTTTATCATTCCTCACCAGACACACGGGACCAAAGTGCTGACGATTGACAGTAATTTTTTCAGTCTCGACCATGCTTCCGCTATTGAGACTCTGTATGGTGTCGATGCTGTTATTACAAGGGAAAAAGAAATTTATCTTTGTATTACCACAGCTGATTGTGTGCCGGTAATTCTTTATGATAGGCATAATGAAATAATTGCGGCAATCCATGCAGGATGGAAAGGTACTGTAGGACGGATTGTAGAGAAAACCGTCATCGCGATGGAGAAACAATTCGGCTCTTTGCCAGAGGATATGATTGCAGGTATCGGTCCGGCCATTGGAATGTCGAATTACGAAGTAGGAAATGAAGTAGTGGACAGGTTTTATGAGGAGGGGTTCGACCTTACAGATGTCGCCTCTTTCTCCAGAAAAACACCATCCTCCAAATATCATGTCGATCTGAAGGAGATCAACCGGAAGGAACTAATCAGGCTAGGAATAGATGCAGGCTGTATAGAGAAGAGCCCGTTATGTACATTCGATAGGGAAGATATTTTCTTTTCCGCCCGCAGGCAAACTATTCACTCAGGAAGGATGCTTACGGGAATTATGATAAAGAGATGA
- a CDS encoding metallophosphoesterase family protein — protein sequence MKSKTCLIHKRGTILILFILFLGYYASSGIAGTVKVAVITDIHFLDKNLVAEGEALSAYERATGRNIADLHAVLDTVLADLTREAPDLLLITGDITNHGEKQSHLGFIEKLRLLQNQGTRILVIPGNHDINIPDTKAYRGNKATPTETISKEEFIELYAPFGYSDALKRDEASLSYLAGINDSLWFLCFDTNRYEEHTTKSITGGRLLPETMDWAIDILDEAKDKGIIVLGMMHHGLVEHMPYQAAFFPQYLIDGWEKNAGLLADAGLKVVFTGHFHANDITMHTSSAGNVIYDVETASLAQYPFAYRLMELTDTVLSIDTRFVTSLPGNPDLAAIYRDKLEAITRRVAKNRLEELGIPMYQETIEALTDVIVKLSLMHVKGDEKLDPEMQMAIRLFADQMGSEADPELFIFDFPPEDNRVVIPLQ from the coding sequence ATGAAATCGAAAACTTGCTTAATTCATAAAAGAGGAACTATTCTTATTCTTTTTATCCTCTTTCTCGGATATTATGCATCGTCCGGAATTGCCGGAACGGTAAAGGTTGCTGTAATAACTGATATTCATTTTCTTGATAAAAACCTTGTTGCAGAGGGGGAAGCACTCTCTGCATATGAGAGGGCGACTGGTAGAAATATTGCCGATTTACATGCCGTGCTGGATACAGTGCTGGCCGATTTGACAAGGGAAGCGCCTGATTTATTACTGATAACAGGTGATATCACCAATCACGGAGAGAAGCAAAGTCATCTCGGTTTTATAGAAAAACTCCGGTTGTTACAAAACCAGGGAACCCGTATTCTTGTAATTCCCGGTAATCATGATATCAATATCCCCGACACAAAAGCCTATCGGGGTAACAAGGCTACCCCCACCGAAACTATTTCAAAAGAGGAATTCATAGAGCTATATGCACCCTTCGGTTATTCGGATGCATTGAAAAGGGATGAGGCCTCACTAAGTTATCTCGCCGGGATAAACGATTCTCTTTGGTTTCTCTGTTTTGACACCAACCGCTATGAAGAGCATACGACAAAATCTATTACCGGTGGTCGTCTCCTTCCTGAAACAATGGATTGGGCGATTGATATCCTCGACGAGGCAAAAGATAAAGGAATTATAGTGTTGGGAATGATGCATCATGGCCTGGTGGAACATATGCCCTATCAGGCAGCCTTCTTTCCGCAGTATCTGATAGATGGGTGGGAAAAGAATGCCGGTCTTCTTGCCGATGCCGGACTGAAAGTAGTTTTTACAGGACATTTTCACGCCAATGATATCACTATGCATACCTCTTCTGCCGGAAATGTTATCTATGATGTGGAGACTGCTTCGTTGGCACAATATCCTTTTGCCTACAGACTGATGGAGTTGACTGATACTGTCCTTTCCATCGATACCCGTTTTGTGACCTCTCTTCCCGGTAATCCTGACCTGGCAGCGATATATCGCGATAAACTGGAGGCTATAACCCGGCGGGTGGCTAAAAACAGGTTGGAAGAGTTGGGTATTCCTATGTATCAGGAGACTATCGAGGCGCTTACAGATGTGATTGTGAAGTTGAGCCTGATGCATGTGAAGGGTGATGAAAAGTTGGATCCGGAGATGCAGATGGCAATCCGCCTTTTTGCTGACCAGATGGGAAGCGAAGCCGATCCCGAATTGTTCATATTCGATTTTCCGCCGGAAGATAACCGGGTGGTGATACCTCTTCAATAA
- a CDS encoding sll1863 family stress response protein, translated as MKKEEFKQKTRDVLDELADYITKLEDKAGEIAEDAKEEYRDRLENLKEIKNNLASKLEEYEQIADSKWDVVKESAGSFFATVADAWKENFGKVAEAFKKEKNEECCDDNNADTKA; from the coding sequence ATGAAAAAAGAAGAATTCAAACAAAAAACGCGCGATGTACTGGACGAATTGGCTGATTACATCACGAAATTGGAAGACAAAGCAGGTGAAATTGCGGAAGATGCAAAAGAAGAATACCGTGACCGCCTGGAGAATCTCAAAGAGATTAAAAATAATCTGGCCTCAAAACTGGAAGAATATGAACAGATAGCCGATTCGAAATGGGACGTGGTAAAAGAGAGCGCCGGCAGTTTCTTTGCTACGGTCGCTGATGCATGGAAAGAAAATTTCGGCAAAGTGGCAGAAGCATTCAAAAAGGAAAAAAACGAAGAATGTTGCGACGACAATAATGCCGATACAAAGGCGTGA
- a CDS encoding ribonuclease HII — MKQFDPLMICMQPGRLEAGCDEAGRGCLAGPVFAAAVILPDDFHCDGLNDSKQLSEKERDELRKIIEENALCHAVESCSPEEIDEMNILWASVKAMHRALARLDILPEYILVDGNRFRPFGSIPHTCVIKGDAKYRSIAAASILAKTYRDEYMKELHEIHSEYGWHRNKGYPTKAHREAISRYGITPYHRKSFRLTEQQLTLDF, encoded by the coding sequence ATGAAACAGTTTGATCCATTAATGATTTGTATGCAACCGGGCCGTTTGGAGGCCGGGTGTGATGAAGCCGGGCGTGGTTGCCTGGCCGGACCCGTTTTTGCCGCTGCGGTGATCTTGCCTGATGATTTTCATTGTGACGGATTGAATGATTCCAAACAGCTTTCGGAAAAAGAACGAGATGAATTACGGAAGATCATCGAAGAAAATGCTTTGTGTCATGCCGTGGAAAGTTGTTCCCCGGAAGAAATTGATGAAATGAATATCCTATGGGCTTCCGTAAAGGCGATGCATCGGGCATTAGCACGTCTGGATATACTGCCTGAATATATTCTGGTAGATGGTAACCGTTTTCGCCCCTTTGGTAGTATACCCCATACCTGTGTGATCAAAGGGGATGCTAAATACCGCTCTATTGCGGCAGCTTCAATCCTTGCAAAAACATACCGTGATGAATATATGAAAGAGCTCCATGAAATCCATTCCGAATACGGTTGGCATCGTAATAAAGGATACCCAACCAAGGCGCATCGTGAAGCGATAAGTCGATATGGAATTACTCCCTATCACCGGAAGAGTTTCCGCCTTACTGAGCAGCAGTTGACATTGGATTTTTAA
- a CDS encoding Tex family protein, with translation MSVIHTLISKSLNIPIRNVENSIKLLEEGATIPFISRYRKEVTGGLDEVKIANIKELNEKYTELEKRKEYVLKSISEQEKLTPELEKKITDCWDSTELEDIYLPYKPKRQTRAEIARKNGLEPLAKWLMAQYHGSPEAKATQYLNEKVADTEAALKGARDIIAEWVNEDAHARQMVRNMFARDAIIISKVVKGKEEEGEKYRDYFDFSAPLSRCPSHRILAIRRGEVEGFLRVSISPDDEKCLDRLVPRYAKNDTEAADQVEDAVTDSYKRLLKPSIETEFGNLSKKQADEAAIAVFAENLRQLLLAPPLGQKRILGVDPGYRTGCKLVCLDEQGNLLHNETIYPHPPQNEFTKSASKVVKLVSTYRIDAIAIGNGTASRETERFITSLRYEKEVKVFVVSESGASVYSASKIAREEFPEYDVTVRGAVSIGRRLSDPLAELVKIDPKSIGVGQYQHDVDQTKLKRSLDQTVENCVNLVGVNLNTASKHLLTYISGLGEVLAQNIVNWRTENGPFRSRKELKKVARLGEKAFEQCAGFLRIPDAENPLDNSAVHPESYAIVEQMAEDLQCTVKELIRNKPLIGTIDINRYKTEKVGEETLTDILQELEKPGRDPRTKVQVLEFDPNIRAINDLKEGMILPGIVTNITNFGCFVDVGIKENGLVHISELADRFVSSPTDVVSLHQHVKVRVLSVDLERKRIQLSMKKVEADC, from the coding sequence ATGTCAGTTATTCATACACTCATTTCCAAATCACTGAATATTCCTATCAGAAATGTAGAGAACAGTATCAAACTGCTGGAAGAAGGTGCCACCATCCCTTTCATCAGCCGCTACCGGAAAGAGGTGACAGGAGGTTTGGATGAGGTGAAGATCGCCAATATCAAAGAGCTGAATGAAAAGTATACAGAACTCGAGAAACGAAAGGAATATGTACTTAAGTCGATTTCTGAGCAGGAAAAACTGACGCCCGAACTCGAAAAAAAGATCACTGATTGCTGGGACAGCACGGAACTCGAAGATATCTACCTGCCCTATAAACCGAAACGTCAGACCCGCGCTGAGATTGCCCGCAAGAACGGACTGGAACCCCTTGCGAAATGGTTGATGGCACAATACCACGGTTCACCCGAAGCGAAAGCGACACAATATCTCAATGAGAAGGTAGCCGATACGGAAGCTGCTTTGAAAGGTGCGCGTGATATCATTGCCGAATGGGTGAACGAAGATGCGCATGCACGCCAAATGGTACGGAATATGTTTGCGCGTGACGCGATAATCATCTCAAAAGTGGTGAAGGGAAAAGAAGAGGAAGGAGAGAAATACAGGGATTATTTCGATTTTTCCGCACCGTTATCCCGCTGTCCGTCGCACCGAATCTTAGCGATTCGTCGCGGTGAAGTCGAAGGATTTCTGCGTGTATCTATTTCTCCCGATGATGAGAAATGCCTCGACAGGCTTGTACCGCGCTATGCAAAAAATGACACTGAAGCAGCCGATCAGGTGGAGGATGCGGTGACCGACAGTTACAAACGCCTGTTGAAACCTTCCATAGAGACGGAGTTTGGCAACCTCTCCAAAAAACAGGCCGATGAAGCGGCCATCGCTGTTTTCGCGGAAAACCTGCGCCAATTACTTCTGGCGCCCCCTTTAGGGCAGAAACGTATCCTGGGTGTCGATCCCGGTTACCGGACTGGATGCAAGCTGGTTTGTCTGGATGAACAGGGAAATCTGCTGCATAACGAGACCATCTACCCTCATCCTCCGCAGAACGAGTTTACCAAATCGGCAAGTAAAGTAGTAAAACTGGTTTCCACCTACCGGATCGATGCCATTGCCATAGGGAACGGTACGGCCAGCCGCGAAACAGAACGTTTTATTACCAGCCTGAGATATGAAAAAGAGGTGAAAGTATTCGTAGTAAGTGAAAGCGGTGCGTCGGTCTATTCCGCCTCGAAGATAGCACGTGAAGAGTTCCCCGAATATGATGTGACTGTAAGGGGTGCCGTCTCTATCGGGCGGCGGTTGAGTGACCCGCTGGCAGAATTGGTGAAGATCGATCCCAAATCGATTGGCGTGGGCCAATACCAGCACGATGTAGATCAAACAAAGCTGAAAAGATCTCTCGACCAGACCGTGGAAAATTGTGTAAACCTCGTGGGAGTGAACCTCAATACGGCCAGTAAACACCTTCTCACCTATATATCGGGGTTGGGTGAGGTACTGGCACAGAATATCGTGAATTGGCGCACGGAAAACGGTCCTTTCCGTTCGCGCAAGGAACTGAAAAAAGTAGCGCGCCTGGGAGAAAAAGCGTTTGAACAATGTGCGGGATTCCTTCGTATTCCGGATGCGGAAAATCCGTTAGATAACTCTGCCGTGCATCCCGAAAGCTACGCGATCGTGGAACAGATGGCCGAAGACCTGCAATGTACGGTGAAAGAATTAATCCGCAACAAACCGCTGATCGGAACCATCGATATCAACCGATACAAAACAGAAAAAGTAGGTGAAGAGACACTTACAGACATATTACAGGAATTGGAGAAACCGGGGCGGGATCCGCGTACCAAGGTTCAGGTATTAGAGTTTGACCCCAATATCCGGGCCATTAACGACCTGAAAGAAGGAATGATATTACCCGGCATCGTCACCAATATTACTAATTTCGGTTGCTTCGTGGATGTGGGTATTAAGGAGAATGGGCTGGTACATATCTCTGAACTGGCTGACCGTTTCGTCTCCAGCCCTACTGATGTAGTTTCCCTCCACCAGCATGTAAAAGTAAGGGTGTTGTCTGTCGATTTGGAACGCAAGCGGATCCAGTTAAGCATGAAAAAAGTTGAGGCTGATTGCTGA
- the obgE gene encoding GTPase ObgE, with product MAETNFVDYVKIFCRSGKGGRGSAHLRREKYIPKGGPDGGDGGDGGNIILRGNRNYWTLLHLRYQRHIFAGHGEGGSKAQRSGKKGESKIIEVPCGTVAYDAHTGEYLCDITDDGQEVVLLKGGRGGLGNVHFKSSTNQTPRYAQPGEPYEERWIILELKLLADVGLVGFPNAGKSTLLSVVSAAKPKIANYPFTTLQPNLGIVEYRDGKSFVMADIPGIIEGASEGRGLGLRFLRHIERNSLLLFVIPADADDIKEEYHILLNELTRYNPELLDKTHILAISKADMLDEELMQEIALDLPDIPYLFISSITGYGIPALKDMLWRALNSDDYVPISASRDALVHRNLDISKFEFDPEEELFDDNSGSDEDDGDEYNYYEEDF from the coding sequence ATGGCAGAAACAAATTTTGTAGATTACGTAAAGATTTTCTGTAGATCAGGAAAGGGTGGACGCGGTTCTGCCCACCTCAGAAGAGAAAAGTATATCCCGAAAGGTGGTCCTGACGGGGGGGACGGGGGTGATGGCGGTAACATTATCCTCCGTGGTAATCGTAACTACTGGACACTGCTTCATTTGCGCTATCAACGCCATATCTTTGCCGGGCATGGCGAAGGGGGATCAAAGGCCCAACGTTCCGGGAAAAAAGGCGAAAGCAAGATTATTGAAGTCCCCTGCGGTACTGTGGCTTATGACGCACATACCGGAGAGTATTTATGTGATATCACCGATGACGGACAGGAGGTGGTCCTTTTGAAAGGTGGGCGTGGTGGTCTAGGGAATGTCCATTTTAAATCGTCTACCAATCAGACACCGCGTTACGCACAACCTGGAGAACCGTATGAAGAACGGTGGATAATCCTTGAGTTGAAGTTACTGGCGGATGTGGGATTGGTCGGTTTCCCGAACGCAGGGAAGTCGACACTCCTTTCGGTTGTCTCGGCTGCGAAGCCGAAAATCGCCAATTACCCCTTTACCACTCTCCAACCCAATTTGGGCATTGTGGAGTATCGCGATGGGAAGTCGTTCGTGATGGCCGATATCCCGGGAATTATCGAGGGGGCAAGTGAAGGAAGGGGACTGGGTTTACGTTTTCTTCGGCATATAGAACGTAACTCTCTATTACTGTTCGTTATACCTGCCGATGCCGACGATATAAAAGAGGAATATCATATTTTATTGAATGAACTCACCCGGTATAATCCCGAATTATTGGATAAGACCCATATTTTGGCCATATCGAAAGCGGATATGCTTGATGAGGAATTGATGCAGGAAATAGCATTGGATCTTCCCGATATTCCCTACCTGTTTATCTCCTCTATTACGGGATATGGGATCCCGGCACTTAAAGATATGCTTTGGCGTGCACTTAACTCGGATGATTATGTGCCGATATCGGCATCACGTGATGCGTTGGTACATAGGAATCTCGATATTTCCAAGTTTGAATTTGATCCGGAAGAGGAACTTTTCGACGATAATTCCGGATCGGATGAAGATGATGGAGATGAGTACAACTACTATGAAGAGGACTTTTAG